The Dreissena polymorpha isolate Duluth1 chromosome 10, UMN_Dpol_1.0, whole genome shotgun sequence genome includes a region encoding these proteins:
- the LOC127849171 gene encoding uncharacterized protein LOC127849171 gives MGMPGSETALEELMCRVLGDFVQEGFVAKLADDLYCGANSVDDLLIKWERVLDALSRCGLRLAPSKTVICPKSTTILGWIWSAGQLSASPHRIAPLSLCTPPDTVKGLRSFIGAYKVLGRVLPNCSRYVSPLDDLAAGKQSHDKVGWTDSFLKSFKDAQAALHNHKSIVIPRPTDHLWIVTDGSVSQRGIGATLYVMRNDKLHLAGFFSAKLRKHQVTWLPCEIEALSIASAVKHFGPYIIQSTVSACVLTDSQPCVQAVEKLCRGEFSASPRVTSFLSTVSRFQISVRHLAGSANVPSDFASRNAPECSVPTCQICTFICNTEDSVVRNVCIDSIVNGTSRLPFATRSSWLQIQSECPDLRRTHAHLKQGTRPSKKLTKIKDVKRYLQVASIARDNLLVVKRSDPLLPPSELIVVPRAVLDGLVSALHIKLDHPSKHQLELVMKRHFYALDLSSSIETVTRQCHLCASFQSLPESAIKHTSEDPPEVVGMSFAADVLKRNQQTILVVRESVTSYTKACLIPDEKRDTLRDALVCLCTELHPLDGPPAVIRVDPAPGFASLQSDEALKRLNIVLEIGRVKNINKNPVAEKAIQELENELLRYEPGGGPVTCMGLAIVVARLNSRLRHTGLSSRELWTQRSQFTHVQLPVSDRDVILQRHDSRMKNHPHSEKSKSKASVPVRVGDVSVGDLVYLISDKSKLKARNRYLVVSCDEEWCFVKKFSGNQLRASSYKVKRSECYRVPYDKMCCERPLVYSDPDHESDDECVHSPTDSGPPAPSSIPATLTTPESVEPVPIIGYEPDMTSSFCEPPQVHVSPETSSMSMTSPGYTEPAQRPQRSRQPPKYLDDYVLE, from the coding sequence ATGGGAATGCCCGGATCAGAAACAGCTCTTGAAGAACTGATGTGCCGTGTACTCGGAGATTTCGTTCAAGAAGGGTTTGTCGCAAAACTTGCCGATGACCTTTATTGTGGCGCTAACTCTGTCGATGATCTATTGATCAAGTGGGAGCGTGTTTTAGACGCCTTGTCTCGATGTGGGTTGCGTCTAGCACCATCCAAGACTGTAATCTGTCCGAAGTCCACTACAATTCTTGGATGGATTTGGTCTGCTGGCCAGTTATCTGCAAGTCCTCACCGTATTGCCCCGTTGTCTTTGTGTACACCTCCAGATACTGTGAAAGGGTTGCGTTCGTTCATCGGTGCGTACAAGGTTCTCGGGCGTGTGTTGCCAAACTGTTCACGATATGTTAGCCCACTAGACGACCTAGCCGCTGGTAAACAGTCGCATGACAAGGTGGGGTGGACGGACTcctttttaaaatcattcaaagatGCACAGGCAGCATTGCATAATCATAAGTCGATTGTCATACCGAGACCCACAGATCATTTGTGGATAGTTACCGATGGTTCCGTGTCTCAGCGTGGTATAGGAGCAACCCTGTATGTGATGAGAAATGACAAGTTGCACTTGGCAGGCTTTTTCAGTGCCAAGCTGCGGAAACATCAAGTCACTTGGCTTCCGTGTGAAATCGAAGCTCTGAGCATCGCGTCCGCTGTTAAACACTTTGGCCCTTACATAATACAGTCTACTGTGTCGGCTTGTGTACTTACTGACAGTCAGCCTTGCGTACAGGCTGTAGAGAAGCTATGTCGCGGTGAGTTTTCCGCTAGTCCGAGAGTGACGTCATTTTTGTCAACTGTGAGTCGTTTCCAGATAAGCGTCAGACATCTTGCTGGCTCTGCCAATGTGCCGTCAGACTTTGCAAGTAGGAATGCCCCCGAGTGTTCTGTGCCAACCTGTCAAATCTGTACATTTATCTGTAATACTGAAGACTCTGTGGTTCGTAACGTCTGCATTGACAGTATTGTGAATGGAACATCGCGTTTGCCGTTTGCTACAAGATCCTCGTGGCTTCAAATTCAATCCGAGTGTCCAGATCTGCGACGTACACACGCGCATCTCAAACAAGGTACTCGTCCCTctaaaaaactaacaaagatCAAAGATGTTAAACGTTACCTTCAAGTCGCATCAATCGCCAGAGATAATTTACTGGTGGTAAAACGCAGTGACCCTTTATTGCCACCATCTGAGTTGATAGTTGTTCCTCGTGCCGTTTTAGACGGATTGGTCAGCGCTCTACACATTAAGTTAGACCATCCATCTAAGCACCAGCTTGAACTTGTGATGAAGCGTCACTTTTACGCGTTGGACTTGAGTAGCTCTATTGAAACTGTAACTCGGCAGTGCCACTTGTGTGCTTCATTTCAGTCATTACCAGAATCCGCTATAAAGCATACAAGCGAAGACCCTCCAGAAGTTGTTGGCATGTCGTTCGCCGCAGATGTACTGAAACGTAATCAACAAACTATTCTAGTCGTGCGTGAGAGTGTTACCTCTTATACTAAAGCCTGTCTTATTCCTGACGAAAAAAGGGACACTTTAAGAGATGCTTTAGTGTGTTTGTGTACTGAGCTCCATCCATTAGACGGTCCCCCTGCAGTTATTCGTGTAGATCCCGCCCCGGGTTTTGCATCTTTGCAAAGCGACGAAGCCTTGAAACGTCTCAACATCGTGTTGGAGATCGGCCGTGTTAAGAACATAAACAAGAATCCTGTGGCTGAAAAGGCTATACAAGAGCTAGAAAATGAGTTGTTGCGGTATGAACCAGGTGGAGGCCCCGTTACTTGCATGGGCCTTGCTATTGTAGTCGCAAGGTTGAATTCACGTCTACGCCATACGGGCCTGTCTTCCCGTGAATTGTGGACCCAACGCTCTCAGTTCACTCATGTTCAACTCCCTGTGTCTGACCGTGATGTGATCCTCCAGCGGCATGATTCACGTATGAAAAATCACCCCCACAGTGAAAAATCTAAGTCCAAGGCTAGTGTTCCGGTACGTGTTGGTGATGTAAGTGTCGGTGATTTAGTGTATCTTATCTCAGATAAAAGCAAATTGAAAGCTCGCAATAGGTATCTAGTTGTGTCGTGCGATGAAGAGTGGTGCTTTGTTAAAAAGTTCTCGGGAAATCAGTTACGGGCTTCATCCTATAAAGTTAAACGAAGCGAGTGTTACCGTGTTCCGTATGATAAAATGTGTTGCGAAAGGCCTTTAGTGTACTCCGACCCAGACCATGAGTCTGATGACGAATGTGTTCATTCACCAACTGATAGTGGTCCCCCAGCACCTTCAAGCATTCCTGCAACATTGACTACGCCAGAAAGTGTAGAACCAGTTCCAATTATTGGGTATGAGCCGGATATGACGTCATCATTTTGTGAACCCCCCCAAGTACACGTGTCTCCAGAAACAAGTTCTATGAGTATGACCTCGCCCGGTTACACTGAGCCAGCGCAAAGACCTCAACGCTCACGACAGCCTCCAAAATATCTTGATGATTATGTATTAGAATGA